Proteins encoded in a region of the Pelmatolapia mariae isolate MD_Pm_ZW linkage group LG6, Pm_UMD_F_2, whole genome shotgun sequence genome:
- the LOC134628667 gene encoding sialic acid synthase-like produces the protein MPLQFALCSGRMIGGSHPCFIIAEIGQNHQGDIEIAKKMIKMAKDCGADCAKFQKSELEYKFSKRALERPYNSKHSWGKTYGDHKRHLEFSHDQYRELKKYAEDIGIFLTASGMDEMAVEFLHELDVPFFKVASCDANNFPYLEKTAKKGRPMVISTGMQSMETIRRVYKTVKEHKQNFTLLQCTSAYPLDPKEVNLSVIKTFQEEFPDVPIGYSGHEQGIYITVAAVAMGAKVVERHVTLDKTWKGNDHEASLEPSELAELVRAIRLVETAMGSPVKQMLPCEKTCHDKLGKSVIAKVAISKGTVLRLDLFAVKVGEPKGIPPENMQNLVGKKIKVDVKEDDSILADMIE, from the exons ATGCCTCTTCAGTTTGCACTATGTTCCGGCAGAATGATCGGTGGCTCCCATCCGTGTTTCATCATTGCTGAAATTGGACAAAACCACCAGGGAGACATTGAGATTGCTAAAAAAATGATCAAGATGGCAAag GACTGTGGTGCCGATTGTGCAAAATTCCAGAAAAGTGAATTAGAGTACAAATTCAGCAAACGAGCCTTGGAGCGCCCCTACAATTCAAAGCACTCCTGGGGGAAAACGTACGGTGACCACAAGCGTCACTTGGAATTCAGTCATGATCAATACAGGGAACTAAAAAAGTATGCAGAAGACATCGGCATCTTTCTCACTGCCTCTGGCATGGATGAg ATGGCTGTGGAGTTCCTTCATGAGCTGGATGTGCCCTTCTTCAAAGTTGCCTCGTGTGATGCAAACAACTTTCCATATCTGGAGAAAACTGCCAAAAAAG GGCGACCCATGGTGATATCCACTGGGATGCAGTCTATGGAAACCATACGCCGTGTCTACAAGACAGTAAAGGAGCACAAGCAGAACTTCACCCTCCTGCAATGCACCAGCGCCTACCCTTTGGATCCTAAAGAGGTCAACCTCAGTGTAATCAAG ACATTCCAGGAGGAATTTCCAGATGTTCCAATAGGCTATTCTGGACATGAGCAAGGCATCTACATCACCGTGGCTGCTGTGGCAATGGGAGCAAAAGTTGTGGAACGCCATGTGACCCTAGATAAGACCTGGAAGGGAAATGACCATGAGGCATCCCTGGAGCCCTCCGAGCTGGCAGAGCTGGTCCGAGCAATCCGACTGGTGGAGACGGCAATGGGATCACCAGTCAAGCAAATGTTGCCATGTGAGAAGACCTGCCATGATAAG CTGGGCAAGTCAGTGATAGCTAAGGTGGCCATTTCCAAAGGTACAGTGCTCCGCCTGGACTTGTTTGCAGTGAAGGTTGGTGAGCCAAAGGGCATCCCTCCAGAGAACATGCAGAACCTGGTGGGCAAGAAGATCAAAGTGGATGTGAAGGAAGATGACAGCATCTTGGCAGACATGATAGAATGA
- the LOC134629763 gene encoding uncharacterized protein LOC134629763 produces MWTSWTPHQAVPQACSGSRKRPRARVGGSTRARENDIPTPPPFPPGAVIAVGWTQVGDFCHVPVMIAGVSCTALLDTGSNATLVRPNVVPTGAAVQPTNREGVFQFKVGDLGVPYAAWVADVQDACILGLDFLRAIGGVLDLGKGFLILPDGKRVQLIPPPVCPASAAASTSTSETPAYPLTALQAGEEERLSAMRSIWSKNCEGLTPQQQESLWQVLKEFRDIFVLKESDVGLTHLVEHVIETGDPQPIKVRPRRLPLAHQEAADRELCEMMKAGIIEPSDSPWASAVVMVPKKNSPRMRFCVDYRPLNKVTKKDSYPLPRIDESLDLVDGSSWFSTLDLRSGYWQVPLSPDSRPKTAFCTNRGLWQFKVLSFGLCNAPATFERLMDSVLAGVPRQRCLVYLDDLLVHGSSFDAALDALRQVLGRVAAAGLKLHPDKCHFMRREVEFLGHKLGHEGISTLEEKIHTITEWPTPADQKQLKSFLGLASYYRRFVKGFSSIAAPLFRLLQKDCDFIRTQDCQQAFNTLCRSLTESPVLAPPDPALPFVLDTDASNVGLGAVLSQVGPDGEKVVAYFSWVLNRSERRYCVTRRELLAVVAGVRHFKYYLCGTSFVIRTDHAALQWLMSFREPEGQVARWLEELQAFNFTVEHRAGTHHSNADALSRRPCAAAGCRYCEKREETEQELTTMDGLQQQPPGAPMKRVAVDVMGPFPLTDRGNRYVLVAMDYFTKWPEAYAIPDQEAETVADALVEGMFSHFGTAETLHSDQGRNFESKVFAAMCERLGVKKTRTTPLHPQSDGLVERFNRTLAQQLAILTSEHQQDWDYHFPLTLMAYRSAVQDSTQCTLALLMLGRELRTPAELAFGKPPDAPEAPPGRDYARKLQERLDSAHSYAREQLAKAGLRQKRNYDITTKGRHFRAGELVWVYSPKRKKGRCPKLDSSWVGPCSVVERVGEVVYRVQLPPRGRKVVLHRDRMAPYRGQSLPEERLQSPHDPAQRDPWPELHSPPSGSSPQSPKAPSTPQGLRRSRRERRLPPRLRDCVVPSGTRNLLLGGQCNDG; encoded by the exons ATGTGGACAAGTTGGACACCTCATCAGGCAGTGCCCCAAGCTTGCAGCGGTTCAAGGAAACGCCCACGGGCCCGTGTAGGTGGGAGTACACGGGCCAGGGAGAACGACATCCCCACACCACCGCCATTTCCACCCGGTGCGGTCATCGCTGTGGGCTGGACCCAGGTTGGCGACTTTTGCCATGTTCCAGTGATGATTGCGGGGGTGTCCTGTACGGCCCTTCTGGACACGGGGTCCAATGCAACGCTGGTCCGACCCAATGTCGTCCCAACCGGAGCTGCTGTGCAACCCACTAAT AGGGAGGGAGTGTTCCAGTTTAAGGTGGGAGACCTCGGTGTCCCTTATGCTGCCTGGGTGGCTGACGTGCAGGACGCCTGCATCCTTGGGCTGGATTTTTTGCGAGCCATTGGTGGGGTACTGGACTTGGGCAAAGGCTTCCTAATACTCCCTGATGGGAAGAGGGTGCAGCTTATTCCTCCCCCGGTCTGCCCGGCATCTGCTGCAGCGTCCACCTCTACCTCGGAGACCCCCGCATACCCGCTTACTGCTCTGCAAGCgggggaggaggagaggctCTCAGCAATGAGGAGCATCTGGTCAAAGAACTGTGAGGGGCTGACTCCACAGCAGCAAGAGAGTCTATGGCAGGTACTAAAAGAGTTTAGAGACATTTTTGTCCTGAAAGAAAGTGATGTTGGCTTGACACACTTGGTAGAGCACGTCATTGAGACCGGGGATCCCCAGCCTATTAAAGTGCGCCCCCGCCGCCTGCCCCTGGCTCATCAGGAGGCTGCTGACAGAGAGTTGTGTGAAATGATGAAAGCGGGCATCATAGAGCCATCTGATAGCCCGTGGGCCTCCGCTGTGGTGATGGTGCCTAAGAAAAACAGCCCAAGGATGCGTTTCTGTGTGGACTACAGACCACTcaacaaagtgacaaaaaaggACTCTTACCCCCTTCCCAGGATTGACGAGTCTCTCGATTTAGTAGACGGTTCCTCCTGGTTCTCCACCCTGGACCTGCGGAGTGGCTACTGGCAGGTGCCACTGTCCCCTGACTCCAGACCGAAGACAGCCTTCTGCACCAACAGGGGACTATGGCAGTTCAAAGTCCTGAGCTTTGGTCTTTGCAACGCTCCTGCTACCTTCGAGAGGCTTATGGACAGTGTGCTGGCTGGTGTCCCACGGCAACGGTGCCTGGTCTACCTGGATGACCTTCTAGTACACGGGAGCTCCTTTGATGCTGCCCTGGATGCCCTGAGACAAGTGTTGGGGAGGGTGGCAGCTGCAGGCCTGAAGCTGCACCCCGACAAGTGCCACTTCATGAGGAGGGAGGTGGAGTTTCTGGGCCACAAGCTTGGTCATGAGGGCATCAGCACTTTGGAGGAAAAAATTCACACCATTACTGAGTGGCCTACACCAGCGGACCAGAAACAGCTCAAAAGCTTCCTAGGACTGGCGTCTTATTACAGGAGGTTTGTGAAGGGCTTTTCCTCTATAGCTGCACCACTCTTCCGCCTGCTGCAGAAGGACTGTGACTTCATCCGGACCCAGGACTGTCAGCAGGCATTCAACACCCTCTGCAGATCGCTGACAGAGTCCCCAGTCCTTGCCCCCCCTGACCCCGCCCTGCCTTTTGTCCTGGACACTGACGCAAGTAATGTGGGGCTGGGAGCTGTGTTGTCGCAGGTCGGGCCAGACGGTGAGAAGGTGGTGGCGTACTTCAGCTGGGTCCTGAACAGGAGTGAGCGGCGCTACTGTGTCACTCGACGAGAGCTGCTGGCCGTGGTGGCAGGGGTAAGACACTTTAAGTACTACCTGTGTGGCACATCATTCGTTATCAGAACTGATCATGCCGCCCTCCAGTGGCTGATGTCTTTCAGGGAGCCAGAGGGACAGGTGGCTCGCTGGCTGGAGGAGCTCCAGGCCTTCAATTTCACTGTGGAGCACAGAGCAGGGACGCACCATTCTAACGCAGACGCCCTCTCTCGCCGCCCATGTGCTGCAGCTGGCTGCCGTTACTGTGAGAAGCGAGAGGAGACAGAGCAGGAACTCACAACAATGGACGGA CTTCAGCAGCAACCGCCAGGAGCTCCAATGAAGCGAGTAGCTGTGGATGTCATGGGCCCATTTCCTCTTACAGACAGAGGAAACCGCTATGTCCTTGTGGCCATGGACTATTTTACCAAGTGGCCGGAAGCATATGCGATCCCAGATCAGGAGGCTGAGACTGTCGCTGATGCATTAGTAGAGGGGATGTTCAGCCACTTTGGAACAGCAGAGACCCTCCACAGTGACCAGGGGCGTAACTTTGAGTCCAAGGTATTTGCTGCCATGTGCGAACGCCTTGGGGTTAAGAAGACCCGCACCACCCCACTTCACCCCCAAAGCGATGGACTGGTGGAAAGGTTTAACAGGACGCTGGCCCAGCAGTTAGCCATCCTTACCTCAGAACACCAACAGGACTGGGACTACCATTTTCCCCTTACCCTCATGGCCTACAGGTCGGCAGTGCAAGACTCCACCCAATGTACGCTTGCCCTGCTCATGTTAGGGAGAGAGCTGAGAACTCCTGCCGAGCTGGCTTTTGGGAAGCCCCCAGACGCGCCAGAGGCGCCACCAGGCCGGGACTACGCAAGGAAGCTGCAGGAACGGCTGGATTCTGCACATTCCTACGCCCGGGAGCAGCTGGCGAAGGCAGGCCTGCgccaaaagaggaattatgacATCACTACTAAGGGGAGGCACTTCCGTGCTGGGGAGCTGGTGTGGGTCTACAGtccaaagagaaagaaaggacgGTGCCCTAAACTGGATAGCAGCTGGGTGGGGCCCTGCAGCGTCGTGGAACGAGTGGGGGAAGTTGTTTACAGGGTGCAGTTGCCTCCTAGAGGGAGGAAAGTGGTGCTGCACAGAGACCGGATGGCCCCCTATAGAGGACAGTCCCTCCCCGAGGAACGTCTACAGAGCCCCCATGACCCTGCACAGAGGGACCCCTGGCCGGAGCTGCATTCCCCTCCCTCGGGCTCCTCTCCTCAAAGCCCCAAAGCTCCGTCTACCCCCCAGGGGCTCAGGAGGTCAAGGAGGGAACGTAGACTACCCCCCCGCCTCAGAGACTGTGTTGTTCCCTCGGGGACGAGGAACTTATTGCTGGGGGGGCAGTGTAACGAtggttaa
- the LOC134628669 gene encoding sialic acid synthase-like, whose product MPLEFELCPGRMIGGNHPCFIIAEIGQNHQGDIEIAKKMIKMAKDCGADCAKFQKSELEFKFNKKALARPYTSKHSWGKTYGEHKGHLEFSHDQYRELQKYAEEVGIYFTASGMDEMAVEFLHELNVPFFKVGSGDTNNFPYLVKTAKKGRPMVVSSGMQSMETMRRVYKTVKEHNKNFAILQCTSAYPLEAEDVNLRVIMEYQKEFPDIPIGYSGHESGVNITVAAVALGAKIVERHITLDKTWKGSDHEASLEPTELAELVRSIRLVERALGSGIKRMLPCEKPCHDKLGKSVVAKVKIPKGTVLTEDMLTVKVAEPMGVVAEDIFQLVGKTVKDDVEEDDSIVPEVVDCYAKKAKY is encoded by the exons ATGCCGTTAGAGTTTGAGCTGTGTCCCGGTCGTATGATCGGAGGGAACCATCCGTGTTTCATCATAGCTGAGATTGGACAGAACCACCAGGGAGACATTGAGATCGCaaagaaaatgatcaaaatggcaaag GACTGTGGTGCAGACTGTGCCAAATTTCAGAAGAGTGAATTAGAGTTTAAGTTCAACAAGAAGGCCTTGGCCCGCCCATACACCTCCAAACACTCCTGGGGGAAAACCTACGGTGAGCACAAGGGCCATCTGGAGTTCAGCCACGATCAGTACAGGGAACTGCAGAAATATGCAGAAGAGGTGGGGATCTACTTTACTGCATCAGGAATGGATGAG ATGGCAGTGGAGTTTCTTCATGAGCTTAATGTGCCTTTCTTCAAAGTGGGTTCTGGAGACACCAACAACTTCCCCTATCTAGTGAAAACTGCCAAAAAAG GACGCCCCATGGTGGTGTCCAGCGGGATGCAGTCCATGGAGACGATGCGTCGGGTCTACAAGACGGTCAAGGAGCACAACAAAAACTTTGCCATCCTGCAGTGTACCAGCGCCTATCCTCTGGAAGCTGAAGATGTCAACCTCAGAGTGATTATG GAATACCAGAAGGAATTTCCAGATATTCCCATTGGGTATTCAGGCCACGAGTCTGGAGTCAATATAACAGTGGCGGCTGTGGCTCTGGGAGCAAAGATTGTTGAGCGCCACATAACCTTGGACAAGACATGGAAAGGAAGTGACCACGAAGCATCACTTGAGCCCACTGAACTGGCTGAGCTGGTTCGCTCCATCCGACTGGTGGAGAGGGCACTGGGAAGCGGAATCAAGCGGATGTTACCCTGTGAGAAGCCGTGCCATGACAAG CTGGGTAAGTCAGTGGTAGCCAAAGTAAAGATCCCCAAAGGAACAGTTCTGACTGAGGACATGTTGACGGTGAAGGTGGCAGAGCCCATGGGCGTGGTAGCTGAGGACATTTTCCAGTTGGTCGGAAAGACCGTCAAAGATGACGTGGAAGAGGACGACAGCATCGTGCCTGAGGTCGTCGATTGTTATGCCAAGAAGGCAAAGTACTGA